The Macadamia integrifolia cultivar HAES 741 chromosome 3, SCU_Mint_v3, whole genome shotgun sequence genome segment tggggaggTTTGCTCAAAGGCTGCTTTCAATAATTTTCATCGATTCCATCGTGGCCTAGGCCACTACATAAATGATAaacttagttactaaaaataaaaaaggtcaattcgaaagtaaataaagacttcctaaaaactaacaactagtaaagtagtttcctaattaattaaaaaactaacaaggaaaagaatattctaaaaataaactactaaactaacaactaatggggcccacaagattttctgagatctggaaagagagagaggggctcGATCCAATgctgggaaggctggatcgagcctctttttcttcctcctttttcttcttcttctttcttcctcttctttctattcttccagccacaaagatggctgtttctttttcttcttgcgtCTGTACACCTAAATGTCTCCATcaccccttctttaccaaaTCTTTTGGGGAGGAGTTAGCAGAACTGCCGGATCCACAGGCTTACTGGAACTGCAGCCTTACCTGACACCAAACTGGGTGCTGCACTCCACCATCTCGTATTTATGTGTCATGTTTCAGCCCAAATGGACTCTGACACTTGGATGAGtaatgaattaaataaaaacaaaaaagctaGGTGGCTCAAAATACATGAGGAAATTCCAGTACACCATGGGCTTTACAGTTGAGATAGgccataaaaaatttaatacgTGGCAAATCCAAATGTTATCTTACTATCCATTGGTTCAAATAGCCACATCAAACCTCCATGTGGGTCAAAGCAGGCCATAAATCCTGCTAAACCCAGAAACTCAACTACCCCGATAACCTCCTCCCAACCTTTAACCATCAAAATACCAAACCATCCCAACACCAAGCGTTTGTCATACATTTAATAGCTAAATAATGTAAGAACCTCTTCCTCATCATCAAACTCCCTATTACAGTTAATCACTTCTTTTTTCAATGAGTAAAAAGAATCTCTTGAGCACACTGCATCAGAAAGTTCTTATGTACAAAGGCATTACCCAAGTGATTTTCTGCCCTTTATTCCAAAACAACAAGGTGGTCAGCACTAGGTAGCCAGCACCAAAGCAAACTAAGGGACCAAATAATGCACAGCACAAGTAATTATCAACGAATCATCATATCTTAcataagaaaacaataatagcaacaacaacaacaacaataataatagcaGCAATGTTAATGATACGTCAACCACAAAATCTGGGGAACAAGTTAATTTAACATTTGAATATCAGATTTTATAATTTTCCAGGTTCAGGTTTGTAGTCTTCTTTTCTCATTTGAACTGGTACtcctcttttctattttctagaacaacaacaactcagccttatcccaactgaatggggttggctacatggatccaaacaaagaTAGCAAAAGGAAAGCAGGcataaaaaggagagaaaacaaCACAACAAAACAGTAAAGAATCACCTAGATGGGGTCGGCTTCATGGCTTATTGTCCTCCAATCAGAtatattcgaggtcatacttgggagttgggacaagacctaaactatacatgtctttccttactacttcttctatggtcattttaggtctgcccctagctcttttatctccttcaatcttaatcagatcactcctcctcaCTGGTGCATCCACATGCTCCGTCGACtatggtcatgccacctcaaactaCTTTCTCGAAGCTTATCATAATTCGGGCCGACTCCCAAATTCAGCTCTAATAGGGaaattccttactttatccttcctagttttgcctcacatccatctcaacatcttcatctttgCTACACAGAGCTTATCTAAATAacgcttcttaactgcccaacattctacccCATATATCATAGCCGGTCGTACGActatcctatagaattttcctttaagctttaaaggaatacgtcggtCACACAACACCCCGAACACACCTTTCCACTtcatcccactttaatcctcTGTAACACATCATCCTTCGTATCTCCTTCTTTAATTGACCCAAGATACCTAAAATTATCACTTTGGGGTACcacctctctctcctcattcctCACCAGTTCATTATCCATCATATGTGATTAAAGTGACACATCATTTGCAGTACCTCTCTCCTCATTCTTCATTACTTCTTATCCATCATAATGTAATTAAAGTTACACATTATGTAATccgtcttcattctacttatcttaaaaacTCTTAATTCCAATGTTGTTCTCCATAGCTCCTACTTAGCATTAATCCCAAattttcatccaccaaaacaatatcattagcaaaGAGCATACTGATGCAGATTTGTACCTATGGACCGATCTAAACCCATCTGGGTCTCTAGAAAAAAATGAATCGTatccaatttgggtctttggCTAGGAgtatattttaggattttatttctattttcatgcaactttttatttttggtagcttaagtaggagatagctactaggatttagtttccaattaatttgagtttccaaattagagtaggtttcctttgaatgtttgttttcttttactatttaaatgtTTGTATTCGTTCAATTAGAAGAtagattgagaagatgaatcGAGTTTGGTTTTGGTGAAGAGCCTGCGGGCATTGTGTGCAAtcctttccccctccccctttctttgTGCGATTTCTCTCTTCACTGCAACTCTGAGTTTCATCTCGAAggttcttccctacccctaccggccctccatcacatACACCACGGAATTCATCTTGAATGTTCCTAGctaaatcatccatgatgagAGCAAACAACTAAGGGCATAAAGcaaatccttgatgtaacccaattgtaactGAGAATTTACTACTTTGCCCTCCTATAGCTCCCACACTAATCACCACAtcctcatacatatctttaagtATATCAACATATTTACTTaatacccttctcttctctagcaCATGCCAAATTAGCTCTCTAAAGACTCTGTCATAAGCTCCTTCTAGATCAATAAAgatcatatggagatccttcttgtaggctctaaatctttccataagCCTTGTAAGGATCTacctagcataaaaccaaattgattctccttcctattttctagattctttattttttaccaTAACCCAATTACTCGGCAATGCAGAGGACCATACTAGGGCACGCAATGAATCCAAAAAAGGAAGTACAAAGTAGCTTCGGGAAATATTTCAACTAAATGAATCGAAGGCAATATAATACCTTGGAAACAATCTTGAATTCAAAGCTTGATACATGGGTAGGCAAAAATCTCCCAAGGAATGCCTTCGCTGCGGCTTCTTGTACAGATGCAGGTGCTCGTTTACCGTCAAGACGTCTCAACAAGGCTTCTATTGCTTCCATATCCGAGGAAGCTAGAGGGAGTTGgataatgaagagaaaaaacagAGGTCGCAAACGCCACATAATTGGATTCTTCTAAATTGAAGGGTTTGGGACGAAAGGGATCAATACCTTTACTGGTAAGTATACTTAATGAATCCCAGTAAATGCAAAACCAAACAGAGAACAGAACAGACACCATCTTATAATTTTTGCAGAGGTCACCAGATTATTGCTCCGCCCACGACAGCGAGAGCTCAGTGGCCATTTTATCAAATCTTTTAAAAGGGGGTCTTTTTCATCTACCTAAGTATGGTTTGAGTCTTTGAGACTTTgaggtatcggtatcagtcgatCCGGATCAGTATCGACACAGGCCAATCCTATATTAATAGAATGGTACAATCAATAAACCCCATTTTTAATAAAACTTAAGTGTAAAATTGTCCGAATCGGGCTGATCCGTTTAAGTTTCTGGAGTGAGCCATCATCGATCCGATACCGTGCACCTAAACAATGCCTACAAGTTCAGGACGCCCTTTCCATGTGGAGTCTAAAGGCTCGACCCTCGCTCGTACACATCATTTTAAAAGTGAAGGGAGAAAACAGGGGAGGGACAATGTGCCTTGTGCCCAAACATAGGGGAAAAAATCaactgcaattccgatcttgtacaatttcgTACAATATCAcattcaggcggtgacacgtgtattgataccaatacaatggtccagatctgatttaaatgcctcttcactgatttaatgttttattagttgtaccagatctggaccattgtattggtatcaatacacgtgtcactgcctgaaggtggtattgcacggaattatatgagatcggaattacagacgatttcaactgAGGTTTGGAATGATCACCGTACCTTTTCTGATTGATATTCAAATGCGTGTTAAGGTGCTGGAGCAATGGCAATACTCTCAAATAGAAAGCATTTTCTTGCGAAATGAACACTCCCTAGCCACATGACCCTGCACCCAAATACAAATGACAATGAAATGATGCCCTCTCCtctatgaaacccaaaaaacccaCACCCAATTAATGCCCAAATGTACCCCTCATTGGCCCCGCACAACCAGAATTGGGATCCATCATTTATGATCTATTAGGTCGAATTTCCTTTCCAtttctcatattttattttttcaaactcacgagatcttctcaaatgCGTTAACCCCCCTCCAGTGCACATCGATGGCCGGGAGACACTTGGAGTATGTGCCCCGATGCTGCAGCCGTGT includes the following:
- the LOC122073294 gene encoding alpha-N-acetylglucosaminidase-like isoform X3; the protein is MWRLRPLFFLFIIQLPLASSDMEAIEALLRRLDGKRAPASVQEAAAKAFLGRFLPTHVSSFEFKIVSKDACGGYSCFWINNFNVSSRKGAEIAIKGTTAVEIVSGSLPSVKDEGVMIQRPVPWNYYQNAVTSS